The following are encoded together in the Cicer arietinum cultivar CDC Frontier isolate Library 1 chromosome 2, Cicar.CDCFrontier_v2.0, whole genome shotgun sequence genome:
- the LOC101488489 gene encoding ABSCISIC ACID-INSENSITIVE 5-like protein 2, with product MGIQTMGSQSNGQQSHLQPPQLTKQNSWYGLTLDEVNNLLGDLGKPLGSMNLDELLQNVWTAEANKVMGIEEEHVSSSSSLQRQASMTLARALSGKTVDDVWREIQHGQKKRYGDDMKIEDRETTLGDTTLEDFLVQAGLFAGASVSPTAGLDVMDTAIPQNFQLKAGLLSSPSISSLSDTKPSRKRDAPDAYEKALERRLRRKIKNRESAARSRARKQAYHNELVTKVTLLEQENIKLKKEKEFEQGLPPESSQEPKYRLRRISSALF from the exons ATGGGGATTCAAACAATGGGTTCTCAAAGTAATGGGCAGCAGTCTCATTTACAGCCTCCTCAGTTAACTAAGCAAAACTCATGGTATGGTCTCACTCTTGATGAGGTTAACAATCTACTAGGTGATTTAGGGAAGCCATTAGGGAGCATGAATCTCGACGAGCTTCTTCAGAATGTATGGACAGCTGAAGCTAATAAGGTTATGGGGATAGAGGAGGAGCATGTTTCATCTTCGTCTTCTCTTCAACGTCAGGCTAGTATGACCTTGGCTCGTGCTTTAAGTGGGAAGACGGTGGATGATGTATGGAGAGAAATTCAGCATGGCCAGAAGAAACGATATGGAGACGACATGAAAATTGAGGATAGGGAAACGACTCTTGGTGATACAACATTGGAAGATTTTTTAGTACAAGCGGGGCTTTTTGCGGGAGCTTCTGTTAGTCCAACTGCAGGGTTGGATGTAATGGATACCGCTATCCCTCAAAACTTTCAACTAAAAGCCGGCCTGTTATCCTCTCCTTCAATTAGTAGTTTATCAGACACAAAACCGAGTCGCAAAAGGGATGCTCCGGATGCGTATGAGAAGGCTTTGGAAAGGAGGCTGAGAAGAAAAATCAAGAATAGGGAATCTGCTGCGCGTTCACGGGCAAGAAAACAG GCTTACCATAATGAACTGGTTACCAAGGTTACTCTACTAGAACAGGAAAATATAAAGCTCAAGAAAGAGAAG GAGTTCGAGCAGGGGCTACCACCTGAATCATCACAAGAACCAAAATATCGTCTTCGAAGAATAAGTTCTGCTCTTTTCTGA